The following proteins are co-located in the Streptobacillus canis genome:
- a CDS encoding YihY/virulence factor BrkB family protein, which produces MLKKYNVEKIINMVKIYLKRYFSKDLSLLASNLTYMMILTIFPFFAIILGVAKGFGLDEKLVIQVQNLIPQNEKVLTYVLETTNKLIDNAKGGILTGLGIAILIFSVISMFDLLENTFNNIWDVRKGRTFTAKVISYIALVFITPIFILLILASSSILVEFVKSFTDISTLTKYILRIFNMVIRILFITGLFMVIPNKRVRVVPAIIGAAITDLGLYILYLIYIYLQFSISRYNLIYGSLAFIPIFLIWMKYAWTIILIGAQITYTIQTSNELVEEKFEMSLSMKKKVGAYILHILSLRFNELKRPMNMKELTAYTGISEKVLIKSISLLQDYELINEILDENKELEYYQININPNKLSYEMFNSIVENENDEENNLLINMPNERKIEFEEIVNELKYKNNKLISEK; this is translated from the coding sequence ATGTTAAAAAAATACAATGTTGAAAAGATAATAAATATGGTAAAGATATATCTTAAGAGATATTTTTCAAAAGATTTATCATTACTTGCTTCAAATTTAACATATATGATGATATTAACAATATTTCCTTTTTTTGCAATAATTTTAGGGGTAGCTAAAGGCTTTGGATTAGATGAAAAATTAGTAATACAAGTACAAAATCTTATACCACAAAATGAAAAAGTGTTAACTTATGTTTTGGAAACAACGAATAAATTAATTGATAATGCTAAAGGTGGTATATTAACAGGTTTAGGGATAGCAATATTAATTTTCTCAGTTATTAGTATGTTTGATTTACTTGAGAATACTTTTAATAATATATGGGATGTAAGAAAGGGGAGAACTTTTACTGCAAAAGTTATAAGTTATATTGCTTTAGTATTTATTACACCAATATTTATATTATTAATTCTTGCAAGTAGTTCAATATTAGTTGAATTTGTTAAGTCATTTACTGATATTTCAACACTTACAAAATATATTTTAAGAATATTTAATATGGTTATTAGAATATTGTTTATAACTGGATTATTTATGGTTATACCTAATAAAAGAGTTAGAGTTGTTCCTGCAATAATAGGAGCAGCAATTACAGATTTAGGATTATATATTCTATATCTTATATATATTTATTTACAATTTTCAATTAGTAGATATAACTTAATTTATGGGTCATTAGCTTTTATTCCAATATTTTTAATATGGATGAAATATGCATGGACCATAATATTAATTGGTGCTCAAATTACGTATACGATACAAACTTCAAATGAATTAGTTGAAGAGAAATTCGAAATGTCACTATCTATGAAGAAAAAAGTAGGAGCATATATTTTACATATTCTTTCTTTAAGATTTAATGAATTAAAGAGACCTATGAATATGAAAGAATTAACAGCATATACAGGTATATCTGAAAAAGTATTGATTAAATCTATTTCTTTATTACAAGATTATGAATTAATAAATGAAATTCTAGATGAAAATAAGGAATTAGAGTATTATCAAATTAATATAAATCCTAATAAATTAAGCTATGAAATGTTTAATAGTATAGTAGAAAATGAAAATGATGAAGAAAATAATTTATTGATTAATATGCCAAATGAAAGAAAAATTGAATTTGAAGAAATTGTTAATGAACTAAAATATAAAAATAATAAATTGATAAGTGAAAAATAG
- the thiI gene encoding tRNA uracil 4-sulfurtransferase ThiI, giving the protein MNIKLEKVNAIGLGYGELALKGKNRGIFEGNIKQRINNKLVAFDAKLVNDLSKLYVYTNDENKKELISELKKVFGINNMNFSIRVNTDEKDIKEKILEIASELYNDGARTFKVEVNRGNKKFEKNSMDFAKELGAHILINTEFIKVSMKNPDVLISLDIRENTYIYTEKINTYGGLPLGSAGNGLSLISGGIDSPVASFLMAKRGLKLEFVTFHSFPFTSEKALIKIEELVKILSEYNGKSKFYSMNILPIQQAINEKTNKEYATILTRRAMMRLAEMLAKKNNLRALVTGESLGQVASQTLEGLNCTSASVTDTVVFRPLISIDKIEIIEKAKEIGTYEKSIEPHDDSCAMFAPKHPNTSPKLEKILIEEAKIENYDELLNEIFNNKKMVLVK; this is encoded by the coding sequence ATGAATATCAAATTAGAGAAAGTAAATGCTATAGGACTTGGTTATGGAGAATTAGCATTAAAAGGTAAGAATAGAGGGATTTTTGAAGGTAATATAAAACAAAGAATAAATAATAAATTAGTTGCTTTTGATGCAAAATTAGTGAATGATTTATCTAAACTTTATGTTTATACTAATGATGAAAATAAAAAAGAATTAATTTCAGAATTAAAAAAGGTTTTTGGAATAAATAATATGAATTTTTCTATAAGAGTAAATACAGATGAAAAAGACATAAAAGAAAAGATATTAGAAATTGCTTCTGAATTATATAATGATGGGGCTAGAACTTTTAAGGTTGAAGTTAATAGAGGTAATAAGAAATTCGAAAAAAATTCTATGGATTTTGCAAAAGAATTAGGAGCACATATATTAATTAATACTGAATTTATAAAAGTTTCTATGAAAAATCCTGATGTATTAATTTCACTTGATATTAGAGAAAATACATATATTTATACAGAAAAAATAAATACTTATGGTGGACTACCTCTAGGATCTGCGGGTAATGGATTATCATTAATTTCTGGTGGGATAGATTCACCAGTTGCTTCATTTTTAATGGCTAAGAGAGGATTGAAATTAGAATTTGTTACTTTTCATTCATTCCCATTTACTTCTGAAAAAGCACTAATAAAAATTGAAGAATTAGTAAAGATTTTAAGTGAATATAATGGTAAATCAAAATTCTATTCAATGAATATATTACCAATTCAACAAGCAATTAATGAAAAGACAAATAAAGAATATGCAACAATTTTAACTAGACGTGCAATGATGAGACTTGCTGAAATGTTGGCAAAGAAAAATAATCTGAGAGCTCTTGTTACTGGTGAAAGTTTAGGGCAAGTTGCATCTCAGACATTAGAAGGATTAAATTGTACTTCAGCTTCAGTTACTGATACTGTAGTATTTAGACCATTAATAAGTATAGATAAAATTGAAATAATTGAAAAAGCAAAAGAAATTGGTACTTATGAAAAATCAATTGAACCACATGATGATTCTTGTGCAATGTTTGCGCCTAAACATCCAAATACTAGTCCAAAACTTGAGAAAATATTAATTGAAGAAGCAAAAATTGAGAATTATGATGAATTATTAAATGAAATATTTAATAATAAGAAAATGGTGCTTGTTAAGTAA
- a CDS encoding DNA recombination protein RmuC — protein MIYLIYLLKSNKDKDEFKDMKFEILEKLMEKNEKSKEDISKLIFEGKTNITSEINDFKLNIKENITKDVLNLGDKVENKLKDGFKLSNEAVNTVIQRLVKIDEAQKNIEKLSTEVVSLQKILSDKKSRGSFGEARLEQVLEYVYGDNNLYERQYKFSNGRMADAVVFLNTKLNKVAIDSKFPLENYILYIENNSLEYRKEFIKDLKKHIDDISSRYIIPGETINQAIMFLPSESIYLEIYSNFPEILEYAYSKKVWIASQTNLMIYITTMQFSAIEYKKNENAKEILSQLDRFSKEFIRYNDRWQNLLRDFNKLEKDFNDLSITSDKISKEFEKVKNLVDINE, from the coding sequence TTGATATATTTAATTTATCTTCTTAAGTCAAATAAAGATAAAGATGAGTTTAAAGATATGAAGTTTGAGATACTTGAAAAATTAATGGAGAAAAATGAAAAATCAAAAGAAGATATTTCAAAATTAATTTTTGAAGGTAAAACCAATATTACTAGTGAAATAAATGATTTTAAATTAAATATTAAAGAGAATATAACTAAAGATGTATTAAACTTAGGAGATAAAGTAGAAAATAAATTAAAAGATGGATTCAAATTATCTAATGAAGCTGTAAATACAGTTATACAAAGATTAGTTAAAATTGATGAAGCGCAAAAAAATATTGAAAAGCTTTCAACAGAAGTTGTATCTCTTCAAAAAATATTATCGGACAAAAAATCTAGAGGTAGTTTTGGTGAAGCAAGACTAGAACAAGTTTTAGAATATGTATACGGAGATAACAACTTATATGAAAGACAATATAAATTTTCAAATGGAAGAATGGCAGATGCTGTAGTATTTTTAAATACTAAATTAAATAAGGTAGCAATAGATTCAAAATTTCCATTAGAAAACTATATTCTATATATAGAAAATAATAGTTTAGAATATAGAAAAGAATTTATAAAAGATTTAAAAAAACATATAGATGACATTTCAAGTAGATATATTATTCCTGGAGAAACTATTAATCAAGCAATAATGTTTTTACCGAGTGAATCAATTTATCTTGAAATTTATTCAAACTTTCCAGAGATACTTGAATATGCATATTCAAAGAAAGTATGGATAGCATCACAAACTAATTTAATGATATATATTACGACAATGCAATTTTCTGCAATAGAATACAAGAAAAATGAAAATGCTAAAGAAATATTATCACAACTTGATAGATTTTCTAAAGAGTTTATTAGATATAATGATAGATGGCAAAATCTATTAAGAGATTTCAATAAATTAGAAAAAGATTTTAATGATTTAAGTATTACAAGTGATAAGATATCAAAGGAATTTGAAAAAGTTAAAAATTTAGTTGATATCAATGAATAA
- the tgt gene encoding tRNA guanosine(34) transglycosylase Tgt — MEKPIKYKLEKKDGRARAGVIETPHGIIHTPVFMPVGTQATVKTMTPEELEEIGSEIILGNTYHLYLRPGDELIAKFGHLHNFMNWKRPILTDSGGFQIFSLGDLRKIKEEGAHFRSHHDGSKHFISPEKSIEIQNNLGSDIMMVLDECPPGLSTREYLIPSIERTTRWAKRCIEANKNPEKQGLFAIVQGGIYEDLREKSFNELIAMDESFSGYAIGGLAVGEPREDMYRILAHTTPLLPEGKPRYLMGVGEPLDMLEAVENGIDMMDCVHPSRIGRHGTVFTKYGRLVIKNKEYEYDDRPLDVSDNYVNRNYTRAYIRHLFKTNEILGQRLATYQNIWFLVNLMKEARQAILDGRFKEFKEEFISNYTQGKQSEWIKPKDIRKGE, encoded by the coding sequence ATGGAAAAACCAATTAAATATAAATTAGAGAAAAAAGATGGAAGAGCAAGAGCCGGAGTAATTGAAACTCCACATGGAATAATACATACACCTGTATTTATGCCCGTAGGAACACAAGCTACAGTAAAAACAATGACACCAGAAGAATTAGAAGAAATAGGTTCAGAAATAATACTTGGTAATACATATCATTTATATTTAAGACCTGGAGATGAATTAATTGCAAAATTTGGTCACTTACATAATTTTATGAATTGGAAAAGACCAATACTTACTGATAGTGGTGGCTTTCAAATCTTTTCATTAGGAGATTTGAGAAAAATAAAAGAAGAGGGAGCTCATTTTAGATCTCATCATGATGGGTCAAAACATTTTATTTCACCAGAAAAATCGATTGAAATACAAAATAATTTAGGTTCAGATATAATGATGGTACTTGATGAATGCCCACCAGGATTATCTACGAGAGAATATTTAATTCCATCAATTGAAAGAACTACAAGATGGGCTAAAAGATGTATTGAGGCAAATAAAAATCCTGAAAAACAAGGACTATTTGCTATAGTACAAGGTGGAATTTATGAAGATTTAAGAGAAAAATCTTTTAATGAATTAATAGCTATGGATGAAAGCTTTTCAGGATATGCTATTGGAGGTTTAGCAGTAGGAGAACCACGTGAAGACATGTATAGAATATTAGCTCATACTACTCCTTTATTACCTGAAGGTAAACCTAGATATTTAATGGGGGTAGGAGAGCCATTAGATATGTTAGAAGCAGTGGAAAATGGAATTGATATGATGGATTGTGTTCATCCATCTAGAATAGGAAGACATGGAACTGTATTTACTAAATATGGAAGACTTGTAATAAAGAATAAAGAATATGAATATGATGATAGACCTTTAGATGTTTCTGATAATTATGTTAATAGAAATTATACTAGAGCATATATCAGACATTTATTTAAAACAAATGAAATATTAGGTCAGAGGCTTGCAACATATCAAAACATTTGGTTTTTAGTAAACTTAATGAAAGAAGCAAGACAAGCAATACTTGATGGAAGATTTAAAGAGTTTAAAGAAGAATTTATTTCAAATTATACTCAAGGTAAACAATCAGAATGGATTAAACCTAAAGATATTAGAAAGGGGGAGTAA